The Schizosaccharomyces pombe strain 972h- genome assembly, chromosome: I genome contains a region encoding:
- the bqt1 gene encoding bouquet formation protein Bqt1 translates to MHLLTTTLISFEQNKVEYLTQIAIYTQTPVCTDSNCEHARFLKHSLIQVSIERIEYLYSIFPNIWQFALLCQGQNKESLIHMEEDASTNFKLRYYVLPWSRRLQGYQSITVQNGSHVPLVKRLEKWRIFVEC, encoded by the exons atgcATTTATTAACTACGACGcttatttcttttgaacAAAACAAAGTAGAATATTTAACCCAAATCGCGATTTATACTCAAACACCTGTATGCACTGATTCAAACTGTGAGCATGctagatttttaaaacacaGCCTTATTCAAGTTTCAATTGAAAGGATAGAATATTTATACTCGATATTTCCGAATATATGGCAATTCGCTTTGCTTTGCCAAGgtcaaaataaagaatcaTTGATACATATGGAAGAAGACGCCAGCACGAATTTCAAACTACGATATT ATGTACTTCCATGGTCTAGAAGACTGCAAGGATACCAGAGCATTACAGTTCAAAATGGTTCCCATGTGCCTTTAGTCAAACGATTGGAAAAGTGGAGGATATTCGTAGAATGTTAA
- the puf4 gene encoding RNA-binding protein — protein sequence MTEQSSKSHPSFMSTEYSLPVFSSQYSDIENKDVLKSNSWDPYAANAPIALSEIPSSSKSGKTNGSKAAVESGLASGAFGNRTGNMNRNTSMSGYTFGSSNFVPYNLLSNTPSFTTSHSSSTTFVPPATMGGGLNNLSSPSSSLYLPGSASYQRSNSKNSSASILQMNTTLDDIPILLRRPGLSSYTPGPSTSRRSISSSSNLGGNPGLIANNPSASKNFAFTSGSSSTNNSTTSSSSMANGLQSISKHSAAFPLLSNATSFFGENLTPSLAASTASTGSTDSSGSNIANTLIAPTPTISPPSANTVGNPSPADTPGFNVPSLISDDPSVSSSLSSSVASLSLQNSNILSFCKDQHGCRYLQRLLEKKNQSHIDAVFAETHPYLAVLMVDAFGNYLCQKLFEHASEAQRSTFIQIIAPKLVPISFNMHGTRALQKIIDLVSSPDQISCIVNALRPNVVLLTKDLNGNHVIQKCLNKFSQEDCQFIFDAICEDPLDVSTHRHGCCVVQRCFDHASPAQIEQLVEHIVPHALTLVQDAFGNYVLQYVLELNNPNHTEAIISYFLYKVRALSTQKFSSNVMEKCIFFAPAAIKEKLISELMDEKHLPKLLRDSFANYVIQTALDNASVKQRAELVERIKPLIPSIKNTPCGRRILSKLERRHPSSKEKPIVYSNSERVNTSSSA from the exons ATGACCGAGCAGTCTTCTAAATCTCATCCATCCTTTATGTCTACAGAATATTCGCTTCCAGTCTTTTCTTCACAGTACTCTGATATTGAGAATAAAGATGTATTGAAATCGAATTCTTGGGATCCATATGCCGCTAATGCGCCGATTGCTTTGTCTGAGATCCCTTCATCTTCTAAATCCggaaaaacaaatggtTCAAAAGCCGCTGTGGAAAGCGGTTTGGCATCCGGCGCTTTCGGAAACCGTACTGGGAACATGAACCGGAATACTAGCATGAGTGGATACACGTTCGGATCTTCGAATTTCGTTCCCTATAACCTTCTTTCTAACACTCCTTCTTTCACTACTTCTCACTCTTCATCAACAACTTTTGTTCCGCCTGCGACTATGGGCGGTGGATTGAATAATTTGTCATCtccatcttcttctttatacTTGCCTGGCTCTGCTTCATACCAAAGAAGTAACTCTAAAAATAGCTCGGCTTCTATCTTACAAATGAATACGACGTTAGATGACATCCCCATACTTTTACGTCGTCCTGGATTGTCTTCGTACACGCCCGGACCTTCTACTTCTCGCCGAAGCATCTCTTCGTCGTCGAATCTTGGAGGTAATCCTGGCTTGATCGCCAATAATCCTTCGGCTTCTAAAAACTTTGCCTTTACTTCAGGTTCTTCGTCGACTAATAATTCTActacttcttcttcatcaatgGCCAATGGTCTGCAATCTATTTCAAAGCATTCAGCGGCCTTCCCTCTACTTTCTAATGCCACTTCTTTCTTTGGTGAAAATTTAACTCCGTCTTTGGCTGCCTCAACGGCCAGTACGGGCAGTACTGACAGCTCTGGCTCAAATATCGCTAACACACTCATTGCTCCGACACCGACTATTTCTCCTCCTTCGGCTAATACTGTAGGAAATCCGAGTCCTGCTGATACCCCTGGGTTTAACGTGCCTAGTTTGATATCCGATGACCCTAGCGTGTCTTCCTCTCTCTCTTCTTCGGTTGCATCTCTTTCATTGCAAAATAGCAATATTCTTTCGTTCTGTAAGGATCAACATGGCTGTCGTTATTTACAGCGACTtctagaaaagaaaaatcaatcTCACATTGACGCCGTTTTTGCTGAAACCCATCCTTATTTAGCTGTGTTAATGGTTGATGCATTTGGTAACTATTTGTGtcaaaaattgtttgagCATGCATCTGAAGCTCAACGATCTACGTTCATTCAAATAATTGCCCCTAAACTTGTTCCAATATCGTTTAATATGCACGGAACCCGTGCTTTACAAAAGATTATTGATTTAGTCTCTTCTCCTGATCAAATTTCTTGTATCGTGAATGCTTTGCGTCCTAATGTCGTGCTTTTGACTAAGGATTTAAATGGTAATCATGTCATTCAAAAATGTCTCAACAAATTCTCTCAAGAGGACTGTCAGTTCATTTTTGATGCTATCTGTGAAGATCCGTTAGATGTTTCTACACACCGCCATGGATGCTGTGTCGTTCAAAGATGTTTCGATCATGCATCACCTGCGCAGATCGAGCAACTTGTGGAACACATTGTCCCCCATGCGCTCACTCTCGTACAAGATGCATTCGGAAATTACGTTTTACAGTATGTTTTGGAATTAAACAACCCAAACCATACTGAGGCTATTATCTCATACTTTTTATACAAAGTGAGAGCTCTTTCAACTCAAAAATTTAGCTCTAATGTAATGGAAAAG tgtatattttttgctcCCGCTGCTATTAAGGAAAAACTGATTTCGGAACTAATGGATGAAAAGCATCTTCCCAAGTTACTTCGTGATTCTTTCGCTAATTATGTTATTCAAACGGCACTTGATAATGCGAGTGTAAAGCAACGCGCAGAGTTGGTTGAACGGATTAAACCACTTATTCCAAGCATAAAGAATACGCCCTGTGGTCGTCGCATTCTTTCAAAGTTAGAACGTCGTCATCCGAGCTCGAAAGAAAAGCCTATTGTGTACAGTAATTCTGAAAGAGTTAATACTTCCTCTTCAGCTTAA
- the ebp1 gene encoding protein Ebp1, giving the protein MSNDSSDNQIRRRHHPVLPKGSFQKKDDSIVLEQELSTPKQVNQARPKFPSPITPTLPEMHLPVGNSKFQAVLPSLISPTLPPGFGMASDDSEASLAENDLHPLDNDSTRTSKTLKNSSEVLTASKLTDEGNSKPLLEEGEVAVSSPILLDSKDVIMGVTKSSKNLVEDAHKSKKASTNSSINNMVSTVNSENSNVNNGSSLNGNTSSNLKRKANVTLGDYKRLKVKNKNPSSQELITADVDKTSGSLSEKSEVNHASLKKTYMRLLNSGKMQKKECDKKGKFFEAYAVDAVLCYTVAFHLQNLSNLSRNHPATTSNWRTLPAYIQFLIKEEDKLDPCIQGLFFLLLGIAFREIFHIEVMRIRHSQLNLMRDIKESSSGLTSAKSLGDAQNLCENAVRLYSSYKHYITSMKKGSSLLTIEYISSTAPNTFNEFFVQKKANIPLPLDIDAPIGVTIRFSHNLLNEWIKKQGDVFESKLLKEDIENLQSLEESYPIAQYL; this is encoded by the coding sequence ATGAGCAACGACAGCAGTGATAATCAAATTCGTCGTCGGCATCATCCAGTACTGCCTAAGGGTTCCTTTCAGAAAAAGGACGATTCTATCGTCTTAGAACAGGAATTATCTACTCCAAAACAAGTCAACCAAGCCCGTCCAAAGTTTCCATCTCCAATTACTCCTACTCTTCCTGAAATGCATCTTCCCGTAGGGAATTCAAAATTCCAAGCGGTATTGCCAAGCTTGATAAGCCCTACGCTTCCTCCTGGGTTTGGAATGGCAAGCGATGACTCTGAAGCATCGTTAGCAGAGAACGATTTACATCCCTTGGATAACGATTCTACACGTACTAGCAAAACgcttaaaaattcatcagAGGTTTTAACCGCTTCCAAACTTACTGATGAAGGTAATTCTAAACCTTTGTTGGAGGAAGGGGAGGTAGCTGTCAGTTCTCCAATTCTCCTTGATTCAAAAGATGTAATAATGGGAGTCACTAAGAGCTCAAAAAATCTAGTTGAAGATGCTCACAAATCAAAGAAGGCCTCCACGAACAGTTCCATAAATAATATGGTATCTACTGTAAATTCTGAAAATTCTAATGTTAATAATGGATCCTCGTTGAATGGTAACACCAGCAGCAATCTCAAGAGAAAAGCCAATGTAACGTTAGGTGATTATAAGCgcttaaaagtaaaaaacaagaatCCTTCTTCCCAAGAGCTGATCACAGCTGATGTTGACAAAACATCTGGTTCACTGTCTGAAAAGTCGGAAGTAAATCATGCCTCTTTGAAGAAAACGTATATGCGTCTTCTTAACAGTGGgaaaatgcaaaagaaagaatgtgataagaaaggaaaatttttcGAAGCGTACGCTGTAGATGCTGTTTTATGTTACACAGTTGCTTTTCACCTACAGAATCTTTCCAATCTTTCGAGAAACCATCCCGCTACTACGAGTAACTGGAGAACCCTCCCTGCGTATATTCAGTTTCTCATAAAAGAAGAGGATAAACTGGATCCTTGTATTCAAGgactattttttcttttactcGGGATTGCATTTCgtgaaatttttcatatcgAGGTTATGAGGATACGACACTCACAATTGAATCTTATGAGAGACATAAAAGAAAGCTCAAGTGGATTAACATCTGCCAAGTCCCTCGGTGATGCACAGAATTTATGTGAGAATGCGGTGCGCCTTTACTCTTCGTATAAACATTACATTACATCTATGAAGAAGGGAAGTTCGTTGTTGACAATTGAATATATCTCATCTACTGCACCAAATACTTTTAACGAATTTTTTGTCCAAAAAAAGGCAAATATCCCTTTGCCATTAGATATCGACGCTCCAATTGGTGTCACAATCAGGTTTAGTCACAATTTATTAAACGAATGGATTAAAAAGCAAGGAGATGTTTTTGAGtcaaagcttttaaaagaagataTCGAAAATCTTCAATCTTTAGAAGAAAGCTACCCCATTGCccaatatttataa
- the xrc4 gene encoding protein Xrc4: protein MKFFLSLKDFKGEKFVLRSELDESSAFLCAISPTCRYVLRDEIPWKRLQRNVTSESLTDELIVDLLCGRSESKHTLQLVVLENLCRIYINYVDPFPLRIAWFELEQQALKDHEHFDVLWECSHSIKDLALASMAQQKNELQKLMAYTEQLQEECKSRERKLIMKFADMIKNARNNEDNEDNHHINYEDESDVGTDEQKQQEGVNSSAVSDTDESAVSDEFMQIKEEFPMKALSASPTADASPESAGEDDSHRRSSHESSETVSE from the exons atgaaattttttttatcactGAAAGATTTTAAAGGAGAAAAATTCGTCCTACGCTCAGAATTGGATGAAAGCAGTGCTTTCTTGTGCGCAATTAGCCCAACCTGTAGATACGTCTTAAGGG ATGAAATACCTTGGAAACGATTGCAACGGAACGTAACCTCAGAATCATTAACCGATGAACTTATCGTGGATCTGTTGTGCGGCAGATCCGAATCAAAGCACACATTGCAATTAGTGGTTTTAGAGAATTTATGTAGG ATTTATATCAACTACGTTGATCCTTTCCCTTTACGTATTGCCTGGTTTGAATTAGAACAACAAGCATTGAAAGACCATGAACATTTTGATGTACTGTGGGAGTGCAGCCATTCGATAAAG GACCTTGCCCTTGCTAGTATGgctcaacaaaaaaacgaGCTTCAAAAGCTTATGGCTTATACAGAGCAACTTCAAGAAGAATGTAAGTCTAGGGAACGAAAGcttataatgaaatttgCAGATATGATTAAAAATGCAAGAAATAACGAGGATAATGAAGACAACCACCATATTAATTATGAGGATGAATCTGATGTCGGGACAGACGAGCAAAAGCAGCAAGAGGGAGTCAATTCTTCCGCAGTCTCTGATACTGACGAATCTGCAGTTTCTGATGAATTTATGCagataaaagaagaatttcCAATGAAAGCATTGAGCGCTTCACCAACTGCAGACGCTTCTCCCGAGTCAGCAGGTGAAGATGATTCACATAGGCGATCGTCCCACGAAAGTAGCGAAACAGTTTCTGAGTAG
- a CDS encoding BC10 family protein  has translation MLCLRYFIPMLLVANAAPYFFYPIFMLSMIARKYPCPYCMIILGLLINTRTLWSDSTFFSFNRNIFDTKAFPTELKEAGYRLVRLSWIRWLAGKESIHIPWLDATIKL, from the exons ATGCTATGTTTACGATATTTTATTCCAATGCTTTTAGTAGCTAATGCTGCTCCATACTTCTTCTATCCGATCTTTATGCTGTCCATGATTGCTCGGAAATATCCATG TCCATATTGCATGATTATACTGGGATTGTTGATTAATACACGCACTCTGTGGAGTGATTCaacctttttttcattcaatcGAAATATTTTCGACACAAAAGCATTCCCTACGGAATTAAAAGAAGCCGGCTACAGGTTGGTTCGACTTTCATGGATTCGGTGGCTAGCGGGTAAGGAAAGCATTCACATTCCTTGGTTAGATGCCactattaaattataa
- a CDS encoding uncharacterized protein (DUF3245 nucleolar protein, conserved in fungi and plant family) yields the protein MEQKVSADVLLNKYQTSISITKNLINSWLGNENTSVSSDEKNDDPPLQARPPRLGLGASRKDQSENSWVTSKNEKLKSLPPALKKKIERQLQKKKEAEKIEGGKNHDNLKRKLNKVGDELNEQQSDTDDDDDDSKARITSRSKRANAQSSGFDIYKKLGKKKR from the coding sequence ATGGAACAAAAAGTGAGTGCGGATGTgttattgaataaatatcaAACATCCATAAGCATCACAAAAAACTTAATCAATTCGTGGTTGGGAAACGAAAATACATCTGTCAGTAgcgatgaaaaaaatgacgATCCACCGTTACAAGCTAGGCCGCCACGGTTAGGGTTGGGTGCTAGTAGAAAAGACCAGTCAGAAAACAGCTGGGTTACTTCCAAAAAtgagaaattgaaaagccTGCCACCGGcattaaagaagaagattgAAAGACAGTTgcagaagaagaaggaagctgaaaaaattgaaggcGGCAAAAACCACGACAATTTAAAGcgaaaattgaataaagtAGGCGATGAATTGAACGAGCAACAGTCTGATactgatgatgatgatgatgattcAAAGGCTCGCATTACTAGCCGATCGAAAAGAGCTAACGCCCAAAGTTCTGGCTTtgatatttataaaaaacttgggaagaaaaaaaggtga
- the mcl1 gene encoding DNA polymerase alpha accessory factor Mcl1, with amino-acid sequence MAGNRLVPRYAHTDGLTRLAYTRDGKFLLTVGSNQVIRKFQVGSDEEPDSIDNHQDPITGIAVAENYFCTCSEDATVCVYPIDSPTEHTLLARTTLPIRDVAYSVDGNWIAIASDETAVKVVSSTDSSQIFSLRPAKASNKHVTYSPNGNFLAVSSCNGILYFYDTQTRELIKFLTNTIASLEAESEICSKAAWHPKNGTFAVASTDHFVSVISPDDWLPLYKLLPKENHSGVTDISWSSNGMYIAASFKKGGILIWDTQSHEVVVELPYSTVVALAWQPFENVLSFTTNQGILYSCPDVIPKSILKEENDPTKPLTSSKSKNRTSKELDDLFGSDDEQSQNVNDLDGNSANEENEFINHDGLDSSLDLDGDSYMVDENDLNLAKKRKQKALIDRTTTIENGSSKRRLLQASIHKPVHTGSTPWQGNRRYLCLNLVGFIWTVQQDAEHNTITVEFHDETTHRKYHFVDDQKFEMACLDHEGALYASPATESSPGVIYYKAHVDWSRKSEWAMALPMENESPVTISLSSSVVLVCTSAGYVRVFSRQGFPISIHRSKHLPFVACSSFQDTIITIANDGLSSDGNSRLVYSIEDISRDEMLQTGDGVALPPQGTLESVFFSDVGDPYIYDSTGVLLVLMHWRIPGQAKWIPVLDTNELERRKSRQESYWPVTVADNQFHCILLKGASRYPYFPRPMFTEFDFRIPCNTNNPDASTSVPVLEELQLRNKLFLTLLEDSIGDGDVTEDEKISIARLEANIDKALLQLIQKACLEERIERVYELTKTLRRTTSIAAAQKIALHHSLTNVAEKIGNLLSNV; translated from the exons ATGGCAGGGAATAGGCTAGTTCCTAGATATGCCCATACAGATGGACTGACGCGTCTAGCGTATACTCGTGATGGGAAATTTCTTCTTACGGTCGGTTCTAATCAAGTAATCCGAAAATTTCAGGTTGGTTCTGATGAGGAACCCGACTCCATTGATAATCATCAAGATCCTATAACAGGAATTGCAGTTGCT gaaaattatttttgtactTGTTCAGAAGATGCAACTGTCTGCGTATATCCCATCGATTCTCCTACCGAGCATACATTGCTGGCGCGTACTACTCTTCCTATTCGCGATGTGGCATATTCAGTAGATGGAAATTGGATTGCCATAGCTAGTga TGAAACAGCAGTGAAAGTGGTTTCGTCCACTGATTCTTCACAAATTTTCTCTCTTCGTCCAGCTAAGGCTTCGAATAAACATGTAACTTATAGCCCGAacggaaattttttagcaGTTTCCAGTTGCAATggaattttgtatttttatgACACCCAAACTCGTGAACTCATCAAGTTCTTAACAAACACTATTGCCTCTTTAGAGGCAGAATCAGAAATTTGCTCAAAGGCGGCTTGGCATCCTAAAAACGGGACATTTGCAGTTGCGAGTACCGACCATTTTGTATCAGTTATTTCCCCTGATGACTGGCTTCCATTGTACAAACTTCTTCCAAAAGAGAATCATTCTGGTGTAACAGATATCTCCTGGTCCAGTAATGGAATGTACATAGCTgcttcatttaaaaaaggaggCATTTTAATTTGGGATACACAAAGTCATGAAGTAGTCGTTGAGCTCCCCTATAGTACAGTGGTGGCACTCGCCTGGCAGCCATTTGAAAACGTGTTATCATTTACTACAAATCAGGGAATTTTGTATTCATGTCCGGATGTCATTCCTAAATCAATAttgaaggaagaaaatgatCCTACGAAGCCTTTGACTTCgtcaaaaagtaaaaaccGTACTTCCAAAGAGCTTGATGATCTTTTTGGTTCTGACGATGAGCAAAGTCAGAACGTCAATGATTTGGATGGGAACTCTGCCAACGAGGAAAATGAGTTTATCAATCATGATGGATTGGATTCATCTTTGGACCTAGATGGTGATAGTTATATGGTTGATGAAAACGACTTAAACCTtgcaaagaaaagaaagcagAAGGCGTTGATCGACAGAACTACAACAATAGAGAATGGTTCTAGTAAAAGACGTTTACTGCAAGCCTCAATACATAAACCCGTTCATACTGGAAGTACACCATGGCAGGGTAATAGAAGATATCTATGTTTGAACTTGGTAGGGTTTATCTGGACTGTACAGCAAGATGCAGAACACAACACTATAACGGTTGAATTTCATGATGAAACTACTCATAGAAAATATCACTTTGTTGATgaccaaaaatttgaaatggCATGCTTAGATCATGAAGGTGCTTTGTATGCTTCGCCTGCAACGGAAAGTTCACCTGGtgttatttattataaagcACATGTTGATTGGTCGCGTAAATCTGAATGGGCAATGGCTTTACCCATGGAGAATGAAAGTCCTGTGACAATTTCATTAAGCTCAAGCGTTGTACTGGTATGTACGAGTGCTGGATATGTTCGCGTATTCTCAAGACAAGGCTTTCCAATTAGCATTCACAGGAGTAAACACTTGCCATTTGTAGCTTGTTCATCTTTTCAGGATACGATTATAACCATCGCCAACGATGGTTTGAGCTCTGATGGAAATTCTCGTCTTGTTTATTCCATTGAAGACATTTCTCGTGATGAAATGTTGCAAACTGGTGATGGGGTTGCATTACCACCCCAAGGAACGTTAGAGagtgttttcttttcgGATGTTGGAGATCCTTACATCTACGATTCAACTGGGGTATTGTTGGTATTAATGCATTGGCGCATACCAGGACAAGCCAAGTGGATCCCTGTTTTAGATACAAATGAATTGGAGCGTCGCAAATCACGGCAAGAGTCTTATTGGCCTGTAACTGTTGCCGATAATCAGTTTCACTGTATATTGCTAAAAGGAGCCTCTCGATATCCCTATTTCCCTCGTCCGATGTTTACAGAATTTGACTTTCGTATTCCTTGTAATACGAACAATCCGGATGCTTCTACATCTGTTCCTGTTTTAGAAGAACTACAACTCCGTAATAAACTATTTTTGACTTTATTGGAAGATAGCATAGGAGATGGCGATGTTACGGAGGACGAAAAAATAAGCATTGCTAGACTAGAAGCTAACATTGACAAAGCCTTGTTGCAACTTATTCAAAAGGCTTGTCTCGAGGAAAGAATCGAACGTGTCTATGAATTGACAAAAACTTTGAGAAGGACAACAAGTATTGCTGCTGCTCAAAAGATTGCGCTCCACCATTCCCTTACAAATGTTGctgaaaaaattggtaATCTACTATCTAACGTCTAA
- the rpc82 gene encoding DNA-directed RNA polymerase III complex subunit Rpc82, translating to MSQYAVELCEILVEEFFGDCCSAVASALLRHGRLTIPMLQKRTSLPGPKIRQALVSLMQHHMVLYVTVIENVREVTYYETQWKEIYNILRKGKDVYLISQKLNQEAASVVKYLSTQGRARVLEVFNAFDKKVDGSDEESRMMQKNLTELIYQKFLLVVQPRHLIPVGDQEMQLRIKHLDRRKSENVSEIKKNREVDDSVALEMLELRAADMSELQGLTRKPKESIPHPTKRRKRAVGSAPSVSTDLNNILDDDNSILVPDLSAHVRINSGKLSVLSKNARLTHWVERRIGKSTSLVYSHVLSMLEPRLFSISNQSPVFTLTTMELTRNFPNDIDVESSIVDKQYSVNSASNELRVMEKLNELDELAEEDNYEESVDENANRKSKVLAQHLELLADCSLKFISKIGNRGMGEWAVNFTHLTDMLRAIEYENFIEQKFGERAIRLLRIIKDKGKIEEKQLANIALLRQRDLRTVLQAMAEIGALELQEVPRSSDRAPSKTFFLWFHRPDRAYSLLLDELYHVIARLYMRLRDARAQRAQLIEKAERIDIKGNEEQYLQKFEQAELKKLYSYEEKLLLQASRLDDMVLVFRDNL from the exons ATGTCACAGTATGCTGTAGAACTGTGTGAGATTCTCGTAGAGGAATTTTTCGGTGATTGTTGCTCG GCAGTAGCTAGTGCACTTTTGAGGCATGGTCGTTTAACGATTCCCATGCTACAAAAACGGACTTCGTTGCCAGGACCAAAAATTCGACAAGCACTTGTCAGTTTAATGCAGCATCATATGGTTTTGTACGTTACGGTCATTGAAAATGTACGTGAAGTCACATATTATGAGACCCAATGGAAGGAAATTTATAACATTCTTCGCAAAGGTAAAGATGTATATTTGATatctcaaaaattaaaccaGGAGGCTGCCTCTGTGGTAAAATATCTTAGTACCCAAGGACGTGCACGTGTACTCGAAGTATTCAATGCTTTCGATAAAAAGGTTGATGGGAGTGATGAAGAAAGCCGTATGATGCAGAAAAATCTAACGGAATTGATTtaccaaaagtttttgcTAGTAGTGCAACCGAGACATTTAATACCAGTAGGAGATCAGGAAATGCAACTCCGGATCAAGCACTTAGATCGCAGAAAGTCAGAAAACGTGtctgaaataaaaaaaaatagagagGTTGATGATTCTGTCGCCTTGGAAATGTTAGAGCTTCGTGCAGCAGATATGTCAGAACTACAAGGACTTACCAGGAAGCCAAAGGAATCAATACCACATCcaacaaaaagaaggaaacgTGCTGTTGGCTCTGCTCCGTCTGTATCAACGGATTTGAATAATATATTAGACGATGATAATAGCATCCTTGTACCTGATCTATCCGCGCATGTTCGCATAAATTCAGGAAAACTTTCTGTCCTCTCAAAAAATGCCAGGCTTACCCATTGGGTGGAAAGAAGAATTGGTAAATCAACTTCGCTTGTCTATTCTCACGTTCTTTCTATGTTGGAACCCAGATTATTTAGTATTTCCAATCAATCTCCGGTCTTTACACTCACGACAATGGAGCTTACGAGAAACTTTCCGAATGATATCGACGTTGAGAGTTCGATTGTCGATAAACAGTATAGCGTAAATTCTGCCTCTAACGAATTGCGTGTCATGGAAAAGTTGAATGAACTAGATGAACTTGCTGAGGAAGATAATTATGAAGAAAGTGTTGATGAAAACGCAAATCGCAAGAGCAAGGTGCTGGCTCAACACCTGGAGCTTTTGGCAGATTGctcattaaaatttatttcaaaaataggCAATCGAGGAATGGGTGAATGGGCGGTCAATTTTACCCATTTAACCGACATGCTGCGAGCCATAgaatatgaaaattttatagaACAAAAATTTGGGGAAAGAGCTATTCGTTTACTGCGTATCATAAAAGATAAGGGAAAAATTGAGGAAAAGCAGTTGGCGAATATTGCTCTCCTTCGTCAAAGAGATTTACGAACCGTTCTTCAAGCTATGGCAGAAATCGGAGCCTTAGAGTTACAAGAGGTTCCGCGTAGTTCCGACAGGGCCCCTTCCaagactttttttctttggtttCACCGTCCTGATCGGGCGTACTCTCTCCTTTTGGATGAACTTTATCATGTAATTGCCAGACTATATATGCGATTACGAGATGCACGAGCTCAGAGAGCTCAACTCATTGAGAAGGCAGAACGAATAGATATTAAAGGCAACGAGGAACAATATCTACAAAAGTTTGAGCAAGCTGAGCTAAAAAAGTTGTATAGTTACGAGGAAAAACTGCTTTTACAAGCTTCTCGGTTAGATGATATGGTATTAGTATTTAGGgataatttataa